One Natronorubrum halophilum genomic window, ACCGTCGAGAACGCCATCGCCGGCGGCGACCGCGACGAGACCGGGATTTACCTCGACCTCGCGGAACCGGTCGGCGACGCGTTCGACGCGGGCACCGCGTTCGCGCGCTTTAGCGACGATCGCGTCCGCGAGGAGGTCGTCGGTTCGAAAGACGCGCTCGAGGACATGGGCGTCACCGTCGACTCCTTCGTCTCGCCGTTCGGCCGCGGCGAGGGGTTCGCCGACGAACTCATCCGGGATCACTACGCCGCCTTCGCAAACCACAGCGGAAACGGGCTGAACCCGCTCGAGGGGCTCGATCCGCACGAACTCGGACGCTCGAGCATCGACGGACAGTCGGTGAACAGGGGCGAAATCGAGCGCTTCTACGACGACGTCGCCGCGGGCGACCACCTCGGGATCGTGGTCGGACACAGCCAATTCGACGAGACGACGCCCGAGCGCGTCCGATTCGCGATTCAGGAGGCGAAAGCGCGCGACCTCGAGATCGTCACGCTTCGGGAGGCGCTTGCCGACGAATCCGGCGAGAACGGCGCGGGCGACGAGCGCGACGGCGGAACGGGGACGGAATCCGACTCCGACGACGCGGAGTCGCCAGCGACCGACGGCTCGCTCGGCTCGACAGTTCGGGAGAATCGAACGCCCATTCTGGCCGGGTCGGGAATCCTCGCGGCGGCCGGGGTGACGGCTGGGGCCGTCTATCGGCGACGCCAGCAGTCGGACGACGATCGACTGTAACTCGACGCGATTCGGACGGCGGTTGGGGTAATTCGACGCGATTCGGACGACGATGGGGTTAATTCGAGCGCGACTCAGACGACGCGGTTCGTGAGCGCGTCGCCGTCCGCGAGTCGATCCGCGTTTTCGAGGACGATTTCGCCGATGTCGCGGAAGTAGTCCCGCGTGTAGGCCGCACAGTGAGGCGTGACGATCACCTCGTCCATCTCCCACAGCGGGGAGTCCTCGGGCAGCGGTTCCTCCTCGAAGACGTCCAGCGCTGCACCCTTGATGGTGTTCGACTCGAGGGCCTCGATTACCGCCGCCTCGTCCACGACCGGGCCGCGGGCAACGTTGACGAAGTAGGCGTCGTCGCGCATGGCAGCGAACGCCTCGGCGTCGAAGAGGTGGTGCGTCTCGTCGGTCAGCGGCACGGTAACGATGACGAACTCGGCGTCGGCGATAGCCTCGAGTAGTTCGTCGTTCGGATGGATCTCCTCGAAGCCGGGGACCGGGTCGCCCGATCGCCGGACGCCCGTCACACGGACGCCGAGCGCGCCGAGGGTTTCCGCGGCGCCGCGGCCGAGCGTCCCGGTGCCGACGATACAGGCGGTCGTCCCCGGGAGGGTAAACGCCTCGTCCCACTCGGGGCGGTCCCACCGGCGCTGTTGCTGGTCGGCGACGTGATCGTGCAGTCGCCGGGAGAACGCCAGCAGGTACCCTGCGACCGTCTCGCCGACGGTCCGGTCGTGAATCCCCGTACTGTTGGTGAGAACGACGCCGTTGGCCTCGAAGTCGTCGAACGGAAACCGATCGACGCCCGCCTGAATGGAGTGAACCCAGTTCAGGCCGAGGAACGCCTCGCGGTACTCGAGGGTGACGACGGCGTCGCAGGTCCCGATCTCGTCGTCGCCGATGACGTCGACGGGAACCGGAAGTCCCGACAGGAATCCCGCGAGTTCCGACGGCGGAAACACCGCGTCGACCGAATCGTGAACCCCGAGTCGCTCGAGTTCGAATTGCATGGGTGTGGGTACGGACGAACTCGAGTTGAACCTTTCCAGAGAAGACTCGCCTTCGGCATCGTTGCTGGAGTCTGCGTCGGACAAAGGATAGTGTTCATTCGGTGGGCTAACCTTTTGCTCTGCGCTCCCTCGCTGGCGCTCGATCGCTCGGCAAAACGTTGATGAAAAGCACTCCTCCCTCCCCTCCGGGTCGGTCGTCGGCCCGCTCGCTCCCTTCGGTCGCTCGCGGTGAGTGCACCGTTCTTCGCCTCTACTGACAATCGATCCGCGAAGTCGGTCGACTACTGGAACTACTGAGGGGACGGTTCAGAGACGGTGCCGTCGCCGGGTACTTCGAAAGGGCGGCTCAGGAAAAATCCTCGTCACAAGGGGCTCAGAGGGGGTAACAGTTCGTCACAGCCGCCGTCGTCGAGTACGCCCTCGAGGGGTTTCCGTCTATCGCTTCTCGCTACCGATCGCGCCACCCTTCGAACCCGCGTAGCGCTTCGACCACGCCCTCGAGAGCGCCGGGATCGAGTGCCCCGTGCTCGGTGATGAACTCGGTAACGCAATCCGCAGGTGTCACGTCGAACGTCGGGTTCAGCACGTCGATCGACGCCTCCCCGTCGTACACGTCCGAACGAGCGCCGGACTCGAGGTTCGTCTCCTCGCGGGTCGAGAGCTTATCGGTCGCGGCGACGACGGATACCGGAATCCCCTCGCGAGCGGCGGCGAGCGCCAGCGTCCGCGTGCCGGTCTTGTTCACCACGGAGCCGTCGGCGAGCACCGTATCCGCGCCGACCACGACCTGATCGACCTCCTCGCTCGAGAGGACGTGCGCCACAGCGGCGTCGGTGTGGACCGCCACGGGACAGTCGATCGCGTCGTCTGCCGCCAGTTCCTCGGCGACGGCGATCCCCTCCCGCGCCGGCCGGGATTCGGCGACGAACACCCGCGACGGGTCGCCGCCGCGGAGTGCCTCGAGAACGGTCCCCGACCGCGAGAGGGTCGCGATGGCCCCCTCGAGGCGCTCGCTCGCGTTCGTCGCCGCGTCGTCGTCGGCCGACAGCGCGCGATCGATATTCGAGACCGCCGACTCGAGGACGGCCGGTGCGCTGGCGGGTTCGCCATCGGGCGCGGCGTCCGCCGTCG contains:
- a CDS encoding polysaccharide deacetylase family protein, producing MDELGRREACRLGAAGALAVAGVGSGTGSVVGSTGASTGGQVVFVYDDSRREDWTDTFPIHQEEGVPACCSAVVDYIDTSWGLLPEHLREMEAEGWEIMSHTAGHVAVGNLYLTEPAESDDERLYLDGSFLGHHEGEEIVISDGDRTVENAIAGGDRDETGIYLDLAEPVGDAFDAGTAFARFSDDRVREEVVGSKDALEDMGVTVDSFVSPFGRGEGFADELIRDHYAAFANHSGNGLNPLEGLDPHELGRSSIDGQSVNRGEIERFYDDVAAGDHLGIVVGHSQFDETTPERVRFAIQEAKARDLEIVTLREALADESGENGAGDERDGGTGTESDSDDAESPATDGSLGSTVRENRTPILAGSGILAAAGVTAGAVYRRRQQSDDDRL
- the ddh gene encoding D-2-hydroxyacid dehydrogenase translates to MQFELERLGVHDSVDAVFPPSELAGFLSGLPVPVDVIGDDEIGTCDAVVTLEYREAFLGLNWVHSIQAGVDRFPFDDFEANGVVLTNSTGIHDRTVGETVAGYLLAFSRRLHDHVADQQQRRWDRPEWDEAFTLPGTTACIVGTGTLGRGAAETLGALGVRVTGVRRSGDPVPGFEEIHPNDELLEAIADAEFVIVTVPLTDETHHLFDAEAFAAMRDDAYFVNVARGPVVDEAAVIEALESNTIKGAALDVFEEEPLPEDSPLWEMDEVIVTPHCAAYTRDYFRDIGEIVLENADRLADGDALTNRVV